A window of Candidatus Aminicenantes bacterium genomic DNA:
TCATCACCCGACTGATCAAAAGCCTGAAGGCGAGGCAGCGCCGCGTCGTCGCCGTCAAGAACGCCCCCGACGCCTACGCGCTGCAGCCCGAGGCCAAGGACACGGCCCAGTTCCTGCACGCCGGCGCCGACGAGGTATTCCTGATAGCCGGAAATGAATTGTTGCGCATGAGCCGGATCAACGCTCCCCAGGACCTGCTGGAAGACCTGAAATCGCGGCTGTTTGAAGACGACATTGTGCTGATGGAAGGCCTTTACCAGCCGGGGATACCGGTGATTGAAGTCGATGATGCCAGCCGGCCGCAAGCGCAGAAATTCCCACTGGCCAATCTCGCAGCCATAGTCAGCGCGGA
This region includes:
- the mobB gene encoding molybdopterin-guanine dinucleotide biosynthesis protein B; protein product: MKIFSIAGWSGSGKTLLITRLIKSLKARQRRVVAVKNAPDAYALQPEAKDTAQFLHAGADEVFLIAGNELLRMSRINAPQDLLEDLKSRLFEDDIVLMEGLYQPGIPVIEVDDASRPQAQKFPLANLAAIVSAEKCSADLPCFRPDQIAEIGAFLEGYYEEHR